One genomic window of Candidatus Binatia bacterium includes the following:
- the trpA gene encoding tryptophan synthase subunit alpha, with protein MKSYSKRLRSCFRRLQKKNEAAFIPFLMAGDPNLDATEEMAMALVDEGADILEIGVPFSDPMADGPVLQRAAERALAAGTNLTGVLDLVSRLRARTEIPIVLFGYANPFLQFGPEALAQALAAAGGDAVLCVDAPVDEADQLRLPLAKAGLDMIFLLAPTSTKERIRRVLKSASGFVYFVSVAGVTGDKQVQTGPIAELVGRIRAETELPIGVGFGISTPEEASSVAAISDAVIVGSKFSTLVEAASDQAAAVAAVAALGSELKKATARATT; from the coding sequence ATGAAGAGTTACAGCAAGCGTCTGCGAAGTTGCTTCCGCCGTCTCCAGAAAAAGAATGAGGCGGCCTTTATTCCTTTCCTGATGGCGGGCGACCCGAATCTCGATGCGACCGAGGAGATGGCGATGGCGCTGGTGGATGAGGGTGCTGATATTCTGGAAATCGGGGTCCCTTTTTCGGATCCCATGGCCGACGGACCGGTTCTGCAGCGCGCCGCCGAGCGAGCGCTTGCTGCCGGGACCAACTTGACGGGTGTACTGGATCTCGTCTCGCGCTTGCGGGCTCGAACGGAAATTCCGATTGTTCTCTTCGGCTACGCCAACCCTTTCCTGCAGTTCGGGCCTGAGGCCTTGGCGCAAGCGCTGGCGGCGGCGGGAGGCGATGCGGTTCTGTGCGTGGACGCGCCGGTCGACGAGGCGGACCAGCTTCGCCTGCCTCTGGCCAAAGCGGGCCTCGACATGATTTTCCTTCTCGCGCCGACAAGCACCAAGGAACGAATCCGGCGTGTGCTCAAGAGTGCCAGTGGATTCGTTTATTTTGTTTCGGTCGCCGGCGTCACGGGGGACAAACAAGTCCAGACCGGTCCGATCGCCGAGCTTGTCGGCAGGATTCGCGCGGAGACCGAGCTTCCGATCGGAGTTGGCTTCGGGATTTCAACGCCGGAGGAAGCCTCCAGCGTTGCCGCGATTTCCGACGCCGTCATTGTCGGAAGCAAGTTCTCGACCTTGGTCGAGGCGGCTTCGGATCAGGCGGCCGCGGTTGCTGCGGTGGCCGCCCTTGGCAGCGAACTGAAGAAAGCGACCGCCAGAGCAACCACCTGA
- a CDS encoding bifunctional folylpolyglutamate synthase/dihydrofolate synthase has protein sequence MAYADTITYLLGLEASRGWDLKLERVRETLARLGNPEEKFAAVLIAGTNGKGSTAALVENALLAQGLAAGLYTSPHLVHFTERIRIGGCEISQATVVDLVEEVRVLAPPEETGLTFFEITTVLALLAFARGGIDVGVLEVGLGGRLDATNVVEPAVSAITSIGLDHREWLGNTEVEIALEKAGVFRSGRTTVLGEGLSSEVASVLEHRAAEMGADLVRPFATLRELQLVGPHMQRNADTAAALLKGLSAECPELAVLPEIREKAFTATRWPGRLDAQSLGMPLWIDGAHNLEAAVALREALPALSQGLPYRLVFAAMRDKPWRAIASLLAADASEIVLVGLENERAVAPEELATAFPEGADVRIFARPEEALRQLLRESAESPVLVAGSLFLAGAVYELILQSRGLSSVFELGGGAF, from the coding sequence ATGGCCTACGCCGACACGATTACCTACTTGCTCGGCCTCGAGGCGAGTCGAGGATGGGATCTGAAGCTGGAGCGGGTGCGCGAGACTCTGGCCAGGCTGGGAAATCCGGAAGAAAAGTTTGCCGCGGTGCTGATTGCAGGCACGAACGGCAAAGGCTCGACCGCAGCGCTCGTGGAGAACGCCTTGCTCGCGCAAGGTTTGGCCGCAGGCCTCTACACTTCGCCGCATCTGGTCCACTTCACGGAGCGAATTCGGATCGGCGGGTGCGAAATTTCTCAGGCTACGGTGGTCGATCTGGTGGAGGAGGTCCGCGTTCTGGCCCCTCCCGAGGAAACAGGCCTGACTTTTTTTGAAATCACTACCGTTCTTGCACTTCTGGCCTTTGCCCGGGGCGGTATCGATGTCGGAGTTCTGGAGGTCGGCCTCGGTGGACGGTTGGATGCGACCAATGTCGTGGAGCCCGCAGTCTCGGCGATTACGAGCATCGGTCTGGACCATCGGGAGTGGTTGGGGAACACGGAAGTCGAGATCGCTCTCGAGAAGGCAGGCGTCTTTCGGTCGGGCCGCACAACCGTTCTTGGCGAGGGGCTGTCATCCGAGGTGGCGTCCGTACTGGAGCATCGGGCGGCCGAGATGGGTGCCGATCTGGTCCGACCGTTTGCCACGTTACGAGAATTACAGTTAGTCGGTCCTCATATGCAGCGAAACGCGGATACGGCAGCAGCGTTGCTGAAGGGCCTGAGCGCAGAATGTCCCGAGCTTGCTGTCTTGCCGGAGATTCGCGAGAAAGCCTTCACGGCGACCCGCTGGCCCGGACGATTGGATGCGCAATCCCTGGGCATGCCGCTCTGGATTGATGGTGCTCATAATCTGGAAGCCGCGGTGGCTCTGCGGGAGGCCTTGCCGGCGCTGTCGCAGGGGCTGCCCTATCGTCTGGTCTTCGCTGCGATGCGCGACAAACCCTGGCGCGCGATCGCAAGCCTGCTGGCCGCGGATGCCTCGGAGATTGTGCTGGTGGGTTTGGAGAATGAGCGAGCCGTAGCGCCCGAAGAACTAGCGACAGCTTTTCCGGAAGGCGCAGATGTGAGGATATTCGCGAGGCCCGAGGAAGCATTGAGGCAGTTGCTGCGGGAGTCGGCGGAGTCTCCCGTGCTGGTCGCCGGATCCCTGTTTCTCGCAGGTGCCGTCTATGAACTGATTCTCCAAAGTCGTGGGCTGTCGAGTGTTTTCGAACTTGGCGGCGGAGCCTTTTGA
- the trpB gene encoding tryptophan synthase subunit beta: MQNQPDRKGHFGSFGGRYVSETLMPALVELEEAYRRIRRDPEFKKEFRELLSEYVGRPTPLTHVSRLSDQLGGAQIWLKREDLCHTGAHKINNTIGQILIARRMGKKRIIAETGAGQHGVASATAAARFGLECEVFMGAEDVQRQSLNVFRIKLLGAKVRVVESGSRTLKDAMNEALRDWITNVEDTFYMIGSAAGPHPYPMMVRDLQSVIGTETKRQFRKIIGGLPDVLVACVGGGSNAIGLFHPFAKDESVRLVGVEAAGHGVASGNHAATLTAGTPGVLHGARSYLLQDEVGQVTEAHSVSAGLDYPGVGPEHSFLKDIGRAEYVTATDDEALTALRLLAETEGIIPALETAHAMAEVTRLAPTLSKDQHIVVNLSGRGDKDMATVVSCLGLDEGPV; encoded by the coding sequence CGTGAGCGAGACGCTCATGCCGGCGCTCGTGGAGTTGGAGGAGGCCTACCGGAGGATTCGGCGAGACCCGGAGTTCAAGAAGGAGTTTCGCGAATTGCTCTCGGAGTACGTCGGTCGCCCGACGCCTCTGACGCATGTGTCGCGCCTCAGTGATCAATTGGGTGGTGCGCAGATCTGGCTCAAACGAGAAGATCTCTGCCACACGGGTGCTCATAAAATCAACAATACCATCGGCCAGATTCTGATCGCCCGGCGGATGGGGAAGAAACGGATCATTGCGGAGACGGGCGCGGGGCAGCACGGGGTTGCCTCGGCAACTGCCGCCGCACGCTTCGGCCTCGAATGCGAAGTTTTCATGGGCGCGGAGGATGTGCAGCGTCAGTCTCTGAACGTGTTTCGCATCAAGTTGTTGGGCGCCAAGGTTCGGGTGGTGGAAAGTGGTAGCCGGACCCTCAAGGATGCGATGAATGAAGCCCTACGCGACTGGATCACAAACGTCGAAGACACGTTTTATATGATCGGATCGGCGGCCGGCCCCCATCCCTATCCCATGATGGTGCGGGATCTGCAGTCGGTCATCGGTACCGAGACGAAGCGGCAATTTCGCAAGATTATTGGGGGACTGCCCGATGTCCTGGTCGCGTGCGTTGGGGGCGGTTCAAACGCAATCGGTCTCTTTCACCCTTTCGCCAAGGACGAGAGTGTCCGCCTGGTGGGGGTCGAAGCGGCCGGCCACGGGGTGGCCTCGGGGAATCATGCAGCGACTCTGACTGCGGGAACACCGGGCGTTCTGCACGGGGCGCGCTCCTATCTGTTGCAGGATGAAGTCGGCCAGGTCACAGAAGCACATTCCGTTTCTGCGGGGCTGGACTATCCGGGCGTAGGTCCTGAACATTCGTTTCTGAAAGATATCGGTCGAGCGGAATATGTCACCGCTACGGACGACGAGGCGTTGACAGCCTTGAGGCTGCTGGCCGAGACCGAAGGCATCATTCCTGCTCTCGAGACGGCCCACGCGATGGCCGAGGTCACGCGCCTCGCGCCGACCTTGTCCAAAGACCAACATATCGTCGTGAACCTCTCGGGCCGCGGGGACAAGGATATGGCGACGGTGGTCTCTTGCCTCGGCTTGGATGAGGGGCCTGTCTGA